Proteins encoded together in one Antennarius striatus isolate MH-2024 chromosome 13, ASM4005453v1, whole genome shotgun sequence window:
- the fgfr4 gene encoding fibroblast growth factor receptor 4, protein MAKICMFWVFLLCLMEEVSARTVDEGRTRGLRVSRPLILPGYPENTTVVVGEQTKLLCKVHWPASTKVQWLKMEAVKGKSLEEPPRLRALTALQSKGSKINVLHLSNVSLEDAGEYICLAENTHGGQAVQAMQSAWLEVLPGTIITQTVNLATDEIPTDVMEELSEDTTEHLLIEPGNILKLRCDMSTRPGMAVSWYKDGSRVLATPRVQIRGVTMEITDVTYEDSGVYVCVLRGSKEPVRNFTISVADSLGSGDDDEDNDLEDSSAEIENDQLYLSRGPYWTHIPRMEKKLYAVPAGNTVKFRCPAMGSPMPSIRWLKNGREFRGEHRIGGIKLRHQHWSLVMESVVPSDRGNYTCVVENKYGSITHSYVLDVLERSPHRPILQAGLPANTTAVVGTDVQFHCKVYSDAQPHIQWLKHIERNGSRYGADGTPYVQILKTGSLNMSEVEVLYLSKVTMEDAGEYTCLAGNSIGFAHQSAWLSVISEEEAADAMDTMETKYTDIIIYACGFLALIMAIVIVVLCRMQVHPRREPFDALPVQKLSKFPLRRQYSVESNSSGKSSASLMRVARLSSGCSPMLAGVMEFELPCDPDWEFPRENLTLGKPLGEGCFGQVVRAEAYGINKDCLDQSSTVAVKMLKDDATDKDLADLISEMELMKVMDKHKNIINLLGVCTQDGPLYVLVEYASKGSLREYLRARRPPGMDYTFDMTKVPEEQITFKDLLSCAYQVARGMEYLASKRCIHRDLAARNVLVTEDNVMKIADFGLARGVHQIDYYKKTTNGRLPVKWMAPEALFDRVYTHQSDVWSFGVLMWEIFTLGGSPYPGIPVEELFKLLKEGHRMDKPSNCTHELYMMMRECWHAVPTQRPTFKQLVEELDRALLSISDEYLDLSTPFEQYSPSCEDTSSSCSSDNDSVFTHDALSTDPCLLGYQDVRARTDVKKADN, encoded by the exons ATGGCAAAGATCTGCATGTTCTGGgtgtttctgctgtgtttgATGGAGGAAGTCTCTGCCAGGACCGTCGATGAAGGAAGAACCAGAG GTCTCCGGGTGTCCAGGCCCCTGATACTTCCAGGTTACCCAGAAAACACCACCGTGGTGGTGGGGGAGCAGACAAAGCTGCTGTGTAAAGTCCACTGGCCGGCGTCCACCAAGGTgcagtggttgaagatggaggCTGTGAAAGGGAAGAGCCTGGAAGAACCGCCTCGCCTCCGCGCTCTGACG GCCCTGCAGAGCAAAGGCTCCAAGATCAACGTTCTGCATCTGTCCAACGTCAGTCTGGAGGATGCAGGAGAATACATCTGCCTGGCTGAGAACACACACGGGGGACAGGCGGTGCAGGCCATGCAGTCGGCCTGGCTGGAGGTTCTGCCTG gtACCATCATCACCCAAACCGTGAACCTCGCTACTGATGAAATCCCCACAG ATGTTATGGAGGAGCTCAGTGAAGACACCACGGAGCATCTTCTGATAGAACCCGGAAACATCCTGAAGCTGCGCTGCGACATGAGCACCCGTCCCGGGATGGCGGTGAGCTGGTACAAGGATGGGAGTCGCGTTTTGGCCACGCCCCGCGTCCAGATCCGCGGCGTCACCATGGAGATCACGGACGTGACGTACGAGGACTCGGGTGTTTACGTTTGTGTTCTCCGTGGAAGCAAAGAGCCTGTGAGGAACTTCACCATCAGCGTGGCCG ACTCTCTGGGGTCAGGCGATGATGACGAGGATAACGACCTGGAGGATTCATCTGCTGAGATTGAGAACGACCAGCTTTACCTCTCCAGAG GCCCCTACTGGACTCACATCCCCCGTATGGAGAAGAAGCTCTACGCTGTTCCTGCTGGGAACACGGTGAAGTTTCGTTGTCCTGCCATGGGCAGCCCCATGCCCAGCATCCGCTGGCTCAAAAACGGACGTGAATTTCGAGGAGAGCATCGCATCGGGGGCATAAAG CTGAGACACCAGCACTGGAGTCTGGTGATGGAGAGCGTCGTGCCGTCAGACAGAGGAAACTACACCTGTGTGGTGGAGAACAAGTACGGCTCCATCACCCACAGCTACGTGCTCGATGTCCTGG AACGGTCCCCCCACAGGCCCATCCTGCAGGCCGGCCTGCCGGCCAACACCACGGCGGTGGTCGGCACTGACGTCCAGTTCCACTGTAAAGTCTACAGCGATGCCCAGCCTCACATTCAGTGGCTCAAACACATAGAAAGGAACGGAAGTCGCTACGGTGCCGACGGGACTCCTTATGTTCAGATCCTCAAG ACTGGGAGTCTGAACATGTCAGAGGTGGAGGTGCTCTACCTGTCCAAGGTGACCATGGAGGATGCAGGAGAGTACACCTGTCTGGCTGGTAACTCCATCGGATTCGCCCATCAGTCTGCCTGGCTCTCCGTCATCTCAG AGGAGGAAGCGGCTGATGCTATGGACACAATGGAGACCAAGTACACCGACATCATCATCTACGCCTGTGGGTTCCTGGCTCTCATCATGGCCATCGTCATTGTGGTGTTGTGCCGGATGCAGGTCCACCCGAGAAGGGAGCCCTTTGACGCCCTCCCTGTCCAGAAACTCTCTAAGTTTCCTCTTCGCAGACAG TACTCAGTGGAGTCAAACTCATCAGGGAAATCCAGCGCATCGCTGATGAGGGTGGCGCGCCTGTCGTCCGGCTGCTCTCCCATGCTGGCTGGAGTTATGGAGTTTGAGCTGCCATGTGATCCAGACTGGGAATTCCCCAGAGAGAA TTTAACGCTGGGCAAACCTCTTGGAGAAGGCTGCTTTGGTCAGGTGGTCAGAGCTGAGGCCTACGGCATCAACAAGGACTGTCTGGATCAGTCCAGCACCGTGGCAGTCAAGATGCTCAAAG ATGACGCCACAGACAAAGACTTAGCAGACCTCATCTCAGAGATGGAGCTAATGAAGGTGATGGACAAACACAAGAACATCATCAACCTGCTGGGAGTCTGCACACAGGATG GACCTCTGTATGTGTTGGTGGAGTATGCTTCCAAAGGCAGTCTGAGGGAGTACCTACGAGCCCGGCGGCCCCCAGGCATGGACTACACCTTTGATATGACCAAGGTGCCTGAAGAGCAGATCACCTTCAAAGACCTGCTGTCCTGCGCCTACCAGGTTGCCAGAGGGATGGAGTACCTCGCCTCTAAGAGG TGCATCCACAGGGATTTGGCAGCTAGAAACGTTCTGGTGACAGAGGACAATGTGATGAAGATAGCTGACTTTGGCCTGGCGAGAGGAGTCCACCAGATCGACTACTACAAGAAAACCACCAAT GGACGACTGCCAGTGAAGTGGATGGCACCAGAGGCCCTGTTCGACAGAGTCTACACACACCAGAGTGATGT GTGGTCGTTTGGTGTCTTGATGTGGGAGATCTTTACGCTGGGGGGCTCACCCTACCCTGGTATCCCCGTTGAGGAGCTCTTCAAGCTGCTGAAGGAAGGCCATCGTATGGACAAACCCTCCAACTGCACACATGAACT ATACATGATGATGCGTGAGTGCTGGCACGCCGTTCCCACCCAGCGACCGACGTTCaagcagctggtggaggagctggaccgGGCGCTGCTGTCCATCTCTGATGAG TACCTGGACCTGTCCACACCTTTCGAGCAGTATTCTCCGTCATGTGAGGACAcatccagctcctgttcctccGACAATGACTCTGTTTTTACCCACGATGCCTTGTCCACCGACCCCTGTCTCCTGGGCTACCAGGACGTGCGAGCGCGGACGGACGTGAAGAAAGCGGACAACTGA